AGACATTTCGCCCGAGGGTTTTATCGTAGGCTTGGAACACCTTGGACATGCTGCCTTGTCCGGTGCGTCCGAGCAAGTTAAAGCGTTTGTTGACATCGACTTTGGGGAGCTTGCTTCCGCCGCTGCCGAAGATGCCCATGATGCGATCAAATAGACCCACGTTGCCATCTCCGAGTATTGCCTGTCAGCCAACGGACCCATCAGGCACATCGCCGCGTTGGGGTCATTGTTCGCAGTAGTCGATCAGTTGTGCCACGATCGTGCGAAGTTCGGGACGAGGGACAATCCGATCGACAAAACCGTGTTTGAGCAGGAATTCGCTGGTCTGGAATCCTTCGGGGAGTTCCAGTCGCACGGTGTTCCAAATGGTGCGTTTGCCTGCAAAACCAATCAGGGCACCAGGTTCGGCCAGGGTGATATCGCCTTGCAGGGCGAAACTCGCCGCCACGCCGCCCATGGTGGGGTTGGTGAGCACGGCAATGTAGAGTCCGCCTGCTTGGTCGTACTTGCCCAGTGCGCAGGAAATCTTCGCCATTTGCATCAGCGACAGAATGCCTTCTTGCATCCGGGCACCGCCGCCGGAGCCGCTGACGATGATGAGCGGTAATTTCATGCGGGTGGCTTCTTCAATGGCGCGGGTGAGTTTTTCGCCCACCACCGACCCCATGGAACCGGCCATAAACGCGAAATCGGTAATGCCCAGCACCACCGGCCGACCACGAATGAATCCCTTGCCGACCACCGCGGCGTCATTCATTCCGGTCTTGGCTTGTTCTTCTTCCAAGCGTTGGGAATACGGGATGCGGTCGACGAATTCGAGTGGATCGCAGGATTTGAGATCCGGGAACCATTCCTCGAAACTATCGGCATCCAACAGTTGTCGAATGCGTTCGCGTGCCGGGACATAGAAATGATAGGCGCATTCCGGGCAGACATTGAGCTTCGCTTCGGCTTCTTTGCGAAAAATCGTTGCCTTGCACTGCGGACACTGAATCCACAGCCCCTCGGGCACGCCTCGTTTGGGTCGGTTGATCATATTCATCCCACGATCCTTCGGCAGAGCATGCAACTTTGCCGATGCCATTCCCTCTGCAAGTCTCTTGTCCACCATGGTTACAGGTTTGATCGTCCGGGGCAAGAGGGGAAACCTCGGGAGAAACGACATCGACCCGCCGATGGCCAGCATCGACGGGTCGGAAAGAAGAATCCGCAGGCAGAATTGGCGAAAAATTACTTCTGATTCTTCACCAGCGTGCTGCCATCTTTGCGAGGAGCCACGAACGAGGCGAGTTGGGTTTCACCCGAGCGAACCGTGACCTTGCGGGATTCGCTGACGACTTCGCCATTCTTTTCGTAGACAACCTTCACTTGATAGTAGTAGCTTTCGCCGGGGACCAATTCCGGGGTGTGGAATTGGCGGCGGCTGCCGGTCGATTTCATGCGAACGCCATCAATGTGGAGTTCCGCGTTTTCCGGCAGTTCCAGCACCAGGTGACCCGCGTTGGGCGAAATCCCTTGCGAGGACTTCATCGGGGCCGGAGCCGGGGCGACCGGGGAATCCATCTTCGGGGCTTCCTTCGGCTGAGCGGGAACCGATTCCACACCCGTGGCCGGGGCCGGATTGCTGACGATCGGCGGCAGACCCGAGTAGGAATAGCTGCCGTAGACGTTGCTCACCCCGTAGGTGCCGAACGGAACCGCGTAACCGCTGCATCCGTTGCAGGCCGTGTAGCCGCAGCACGACGTGGTGTAACCACAGCACGAGCTTCCGCCGCCGCAGCAGGACGAATATCCACAGCACGAATGATAGTGCGAGGTGCAACCGTGGAAGATGCGATGCAGGAACGGATGCTTGACATAGGCGACGCCACCGCAGCAGCCGCCACAGCAGCTGTTGAACAGTGTGTAGCTGGTGTTGTAGCTATACCCGCAGCACGAGGTGTAGCCGCAGCACGAGGAATAGCCACAGCACGAGGAATAGCCACAGCAAGCGTAGGCAGTGGCATGATGCTTAGCAAAGAAGCGGCCACCGAACGCAGGGGCTTCCGCACCACCGGTCGTCATGGCAGCCATCAGAACGATACTATACACGCGCAGACTCCTGGGTGTGTTTCCATGATGCACATCTCCGTCTGTGTTGATCGTAAGTCAGGCAGGAGCGGGTGTCAATTCAACTCGACTGGGTAATTCAGGTAAAATAGCGAGGATTCAACTGGGAATCATGGAGTTTAGCGATTGTGCGGGGTTGCGCTCGATTCGCGGAGCGATGCGGACCGCGCGGCAGGGGACCAAAATGCCGGTTGCCCCGACTCGCTCGCCGAAGCGATGAATCGAGGCAACTGCGCTGTCCACGGGACCGACGATTCCACTGGGGGAATCAGGGCAAATCCGGCGACTTATTCATACATCGTATCATCGCCGCCTTGTTTGACGTTGAAATACTTCGCCTTCGGATGGTGCGTGACAATCGCGGTGGTCGATTGTTCTGGCTCCAGCAGGTACGATTCGGTCAGGTGCAGTCCGATGCGTTCCGGCTGAATCAACTGGAAGAGCTGGACCTGATCCGCGAGATTCGGGCACGCGGGATAGCCGAACGCATACCGACAGCCTCGATAATGCTTCTTGAACAGCTTCTGAATCTGCGTGGAATCGTCCGCCCCGATGCCCCATTGCTGACGCAAATAGCGATGGAACCATTCCGCCAGCGCTTCCGCCGCCTCGACGCCCAAACCGTGCAGGAACAGATAGTCCTGATATTTCTTATCTTCGTACAGTTGTGCCGTCCGCTTGCTGACCTCTTCGCCCATGGTGACAGCGAACAGGCTGACGACATCCGTGGGTTGGCCATCAACCAACGGCTCGAAATAGTCGGCCAGGCAGAGATAGTCGCCGTGATCCTGCCGCGGGAAGTGGAAGCGGGTCTTTTCCGTGCGTCGGTCTTCCTCGAAGACGATGAGATCGTTGCCGTCGCTGCCGCAGGGGAAGAATCCGTACACGGCCTTGGGCTGAAGGACGTTTTCATCGAGGCAGTATTGTTTGAGCCGATTCAACGCCGGAATCGCCACTTCCTGCATTTGTCGCTCGTATTCGCGTGGATCGACGCCACCCTTGCGGAACTGCCACTGCGTGCTAAACAGTGTGCGTTCGTTGAGATATTGCAGCACATCGCGGACATCGATATCCGTCAGAACTTTGCTGCCAAAAAACGGCGCGGGCGGCAAATTCGGGGCACGCTCCAGCGTCGGCGAGCGGCGGATATTGGCCATCGCCTGGTGGATCGCATCATGCGCGGGGCAGCATCCCGGCGCGTGATCGTGGCTGCCATTGCCATTGCCATTGCCATTGACGGCAGGATCGCCAGGCAACACTGTCAGCGAGCCATCTCCCGGCCCGGCATTTTGATACACGGGCTGATTGGCGCGTTCGACCAAGCCGCGCAGTGCCGAGGAGCCCAAGCGATTCAGTTGGGCCTTGGCCTTCTTCTGTTCGATGAGTTTGTCCATGATCCGCAGGCCATCGAAGGCATCTTCGCCGTAGAAGAGTTTGCCCCGATACAACCGCGTCAGATCTTCTTCGACGTAGCGGCGGGTGAGGGCCGCTCCACCGAGAATCACCGGCGGCGTCAGGCCGCGCTCGTTCAACGTCATCAAATCTTCTTTCATGATGACCGTCGATTTCACCAGCAGGCCGCTCATGCCGATGGCGTCGGCTTGATTCTCCTGGAAGGCGGTAATCATGTTTTCCACGGGCTGCTTGATGCCGATGTTGTAGACCTTGTAGCCGTTGTTCGTGAGAATGATGTCCACCAGGTTTTTGCCAATGTCGTGCACATCGCCTTTCACCGTGGCCAGGACGATTTTGCCCTTTTCTTCGCCTTCGACCTTTTCCATGAATGGCTCAAGGGCGGCAACGGCGGCTTTCATCACCTCGGCGGATTGCAGCACGAACGGCAGTTGCATCTTGCCCGACCCGAACAGTTCACCCACCACCTTCATGCCGTCCAGCAGAATGTTGTTGATGATGTCGATAGGCGTGTAAGTCTCGCGGGCCAACTCCAAGTCGGCGAAGAGGCTATCGCGGCGGCCTTGGATAATCGCTTGTCGCAGGCGTTCTTCCACGGAGTCGCCCAGGGATGCGCCTTTGGTCTTGCCACCCTCGGCTTTGCGATCCGCGTAATGCTCGATGAGTTCCTGCAGCGGGTCGCCTTGATCGTACTCGGCGAAGATGAGTCGGCGGGCGAGTTCGACGCCTTTTTCGTCGATCGACGCCAAGGGCACAATCTTCGACGCATGCAAAATTGCCGAATCCAGGCCGTATTGCACGCAGTAATGCAGAAACACCGAGTTGACCACCTGCCGCGTATACGGGCTGAGGCCGAAGCTGACATTGGACAGACCCACGGTGGTGAGTGCGCCGGGGCAGCGTTCCTTGATGAGGCGGATGCCTTCGATGGTTTCCAATCCGTTGCGGCGTTCTTCGATTTGTCCCGTGGAGACCGGCAGCACCAGCGGATCGAACAGCAGATCATGCGCGGGGATGCCGAATTCTTGCGTGCAAATGTCGTAGATGCGCTTGGCGACTTCGGCCTTGTGTTCGGCGGTTCGGGCCATGCCCCGATGCTCGTCGATGCAACCGCACACGAGCGCCGCCCCGTATTTGCGGGCGAGTCCGGCGACTTTGTCCAGTTTGTGACGACCTTCTTCCAGGTTGGTGGAATTCAGAATCGCTTTGCCGGAAATCAGCTTCAGTGCTTCTTCCATGACCGGCACTTCGGTTGAATCGACCATGATCGGCAAGCGAATGACTTCGTTGTAGCGCTTGATGACTTCGCGCATGTCTCGAATTTCATCGCGGCCCACAAACGCCGTGCAGACATCCAGCACGTGAACGCCTTCGCGCTCTTGTTCTTGGGCCATTTGCACCAAGCCGTTCATATCTTGGGCTTCGAGCAACTGCTTGAACTTCCGCGATCCGTTTGTGTTGGTCCGCTCGCCGATCAGCATCGGTCGGGGATCTTGCATCAGATTCACGGAGCCGAACAGACTGGAGACGGCAGGCTCCCATTTTCCGGCACGGGGCGCGGGTTTCTTGCCGAAGATGCGATCGCAGACGGCTTTGAGGTGAGTCGGTTTGGTGCCGCAGCAGCCGCCGATCACGTTGACGCCGAATTCGTCCACGAATCGCTCATGCCATTGGGCCAATTCTTCCGGGCCAAGCGGGAAGTGCGTCTTGCCGTTGAGGTTTTCCGGCAAACCCGCGTTGGGCAGCACCGAAATTTTCTTGCTGCAATACTGGCTGAGATAGCGAACATGGCTGAGCATCAAGTCCGGGCCAGTGGCGCAATTCAGGCCAATCACGTCGATTTCGGGGAAGGCTTCCAGCGTCGAGAGTGCGCCGGCAATGTCGGTGCCCGGCAGCATGGTGCCGGTGCGCTCGATGGTCACTTGCACCATCAACGGCACTTTCACGCCCATTTCCTTCATCACATCAATGGCGGTGATGACAACGCACTTGGCTTGCAGAATATCGAAGCAGGTTTCGATGAGCAGCGCATCGACCCCCGCTTCGATCATGGCCCGAATTTGCGGCCGATACGATGCAGACATCTCATCGAAGTGCATGTAGATGGATTCATTGAGCAGCGACGGCATTTTGGTGCCCGGCCCAATGGAGCCAACGACAAATCGCGGTCGGCTGGGGGTGGAGTATTGGTTGGCGGCATCGCGAGCAATTTCAACCCCGCGACGATTCACCTCCGTAACTCGGTCTTCCCAACCGAATTCCGCCAGCACATGGCGACTGCCGTTGAAGGTATTGGTTTCTACGGCATCGCAGCCAGCTTCAAAGTACGCCTTGTGAATGGCAGAAATCCATTCCGGGCGTGAAAAATTCATCGCATCGGAAAGATTGACGAGTTTTTCACCGCCCCAGTCAGCCGCAACGGGATCGTTTGCATGGATGCTGGTGCCCATGCCGCCGTCGAGAATGAAGACGCGTTCTTGCAAAATATCGAGAAATCGAGCGGGCATGGCGGCATGCTCCTGAGCAGGCGTGGGCAATCAACCGGGTACACGTCCATTTTAGGGAATGGCCGCGAAAAGCAACACCAGACGTGGAGCTTTGACCGGGGGAAGTGGATGCGGGTTCACCCCAAGAAATGAAAAAAAAGTCGGCCGGGTACCATCCATGGCCCGGCCGACTTCACAAACGCCGCAGCGATCCTTGCCACGGCCCATTGAGATTCCACGCTGGCCGACCAAGTGTATAGAAGCGCCAATACACTTTAGTCTTTACCGCTCCACAGCATCCAATGCCGCAGGCGGACCATCCATGGCCCTGAGCAGGGCCAGTCGTGGAATCAGCAGATGGCTCGATTCCTGGGCTCAATCCGAGCGCAGGAGTGTTTCGTTGGTCATCCCCGATTGAACTTCGGTACGTGTGGGATGAATCGTGATTTTGCTGAAGGATGCCCGCTTTTGAATCATCCGAGGACGAATCATAACGTCTTGCCTGCGAGAGGGTTGCATCCTTACTGGTCTCCCCGTGGTGTTGATAACCGCGTTGGATTCGATGGCCCTAAGTTACCGTCTCCTGAGATGATGTCAATTCGATTTTTCCCACTGGCGATGCTTCAGAATCCGGTCGAATTGTGCGGATAGTAGCGATTTTGTCGGTAAGTCGTGATTCGGCAACGCTTTGGAGTGAGGCGTTATTTTTCGATTTCTCCTCAGTATTTCGTTAAATTTCTGATTCTTCGGAGCGAATTCCTGTCTCGGCACTTGGGATTGTCTCGATTTTTGAGTTCGAATTCCGTTCCCAATCGTGGGGGTGGGCACGATTTTTCCCCTGAAATCGTCCATTTCTCGACCGGAACAATG
This DNA window, taken from Tuwongella immobilis, encodes the following:
- the accD gene encoding acetyl-CoA carboxylase, carboxyltransferase subunit beta, with translation MNMINRPKRGVPEGLWIQCPQCKATIFRKEAEAKLNVCPECAYHFYVPARERIRQLLDADSFEEWFPDLKSCDPLEFVDRIPYSQRLEEEQAKTGMNDAAVVGKGFIRGRPVVLGITDFAFMAGSMGSVVGEKLTRAIEEATRMKLPLIIVSGSGGGARMQEGILSLMQMAKISCALGKYDQAGGLYIAVLTNPTMGGVAASFALQGDITLAEPGALIGFAGKRTIWNTVRLELPEGFQTSEFLLKHGFVDRIVPRPELRTIVAQLIDYCEQ
- a CDS encoding TIGR03000 domain-containing protein; translated protein: MYSIVLMAAMTTGGAEAPAFGGRFFAKHHATAYACCGYSSCCGYSSCCGYTSCCGYSYNTSYTLFNSCCGGCCGGVAYVKHPFLHRIFHGCTSHYHSCCGYSSCCGGGSSCCGYTTSCCGYTACNGCSGYAVPFGTYGVSNVYGSYSYSGLPPIVSNPAPATGVESVPAQPKEAPKMDSPVAPAPAPMKSSQGISPNAGHLVLELPENAELHIDGVRMKSTGSRRQFHTPELVPGESYYYQVKVVYEKNGEVVSESRKVTVRSGETQLASFVAPRKDGSTLVKNQK
- the metH gene encoding methionine synthase produces the protein MPARFLDILQERVFILDGGMGTSIHANDPVAADWGGEKLVNLSDAMNFSRPEWISAIHKAYFEAGCDAVETNTFNGSRHVLAEFGWEDRVTEVNRRGVEIARDAANQYSTPSRPRFVVGSIGPGTKMPSLLNESIYMHFDEMSASYRPQIRAMIEAGVDALLIETCFDILQAKCVVITAIDVMKEMGVKVPLMVQVTIERTGTMLPGTDIAGALSTLEAFPEIDVIGLNCATGPDLMLSHVRYLSQYCSKKISVLPNAGLPENLNGKTHFPLGPEELAQWHERFVDEFGVNVIGGCCGTKPTHLKAVCDRIFGKKPAPRAGKWEPAVSSLFGSVNLMQDPRPMLIGERTNTNGSRKFKQLLEAQDMNGLVQMAQEQEREGVHVLDVCTAFVGRDEIRDMREVIKRYNEVIRLPIMVDSTEVPVMEEALKLISGKAILNSTNLEEGRHKLDKVAGLARKYGAALVCGCIDEHRGMARTAEHKAEVAKRIYDICTQEFGIPAHDLLFDPLVLPVSTGQIEERRNGLETIEGIRLIKERCPGALTTVGLSNVSFGLSPYTRQVVNSVFLHYCVQYGLDSAILHASKIVPLASIDEKGVELARRLIFAEYDQGDPLQELIEHYADRKAEGGKTKGASLGDSVEERLRQAIIQGRRDSLFADLELARETYTPIDIINNILLDGMKVVGELFGSGKMQLPFVLQSAEVMKAAVAALEPFMEKVEGEEKGKIVLATVKGDVHDIGKNLVDIILTNNGYKVYNIGIKQPVENMITAFQENQADAIGMSGLLVKSTVIMKEDLMTLNERGLTPPVILGGAALTRRYVEEDLTRLYRGKLFYGEDAFDGLRIMDKLIEQKKAKAQLNRLGSSALRGLVERANQPVYQNAGPGDGSLTVLPGDPAVNGNGNGNGSHDHAPGCCPAHDAIHQAMANIRRSPTLERAPNLPPAPFFGSKVLTDIDVRDVLQYLNERTLFSTQWQFRKGGVDPREYERQMQEVAIPALNRLKQYCLDENVLQPKAVYGFFPCGSDGNDLIVFEEDRRTEKTRFHFPRQDHGDYLCLADYFEPLVDGQPTDVVSLFAVTMGEEVSKRTAQLYEDKKYQDYLFLHGLGVEAAEALAEWFHRYLRQQWGIGADDSTQIQKLFKKHYRGCRYAFGYPACPNLADQVQLFQLIQPERIGLHLTESYLLEPEQSTTAIVTHHPKAKYFNVKQGGDDTMYE